A DNA window from Paenibacillus andongensis contains the following coding sequences:
- the sbnA gene encoding 2,3-diaminopropionate biosynthesis protein SbnA — protein sequence MQLEGGIVEAIGGTPLIRLGRLFKNQPFEVYGKMEWMNPGGSAKDRPALFMLREAIRRGEVTRDSVIIESSSGNLAISLAQLCCYLGLRFICVVDPRTTEQHKQIIRSFHGEIDLVTEPDPETGEFLPARIRRVGELVEQIPNAYWTNQYGSPDNAKAHMETTMSEIGEQLGPIDYLFCGVSSCGTIRGCMEYIRSCGWSTQIVAVDAEGSVIFGGEKGSRRFPGLGAGITPGLYRHDVADLVMYVSDLDCVEGCRALVRSEAILAGASSGGVISAIRKMSGIIPEGAVCAAILPDRGERYLNTVYNDEWVLKEIGSNPSTWQGRQEYDLFTR from the coding sequence ATGCAGCTTGAAGGGGGTATTGTTGAAGCGATCGGTGGCACGCCGCTCATTCGACTTGGGCGTTTGTTCAAAAATCAGCCATTCGAGGTTTACGGGAAGATGGAGTGGATGAATCCAGGCGGCAGCGCGAAGGATAGGCCAGCACTCTTTATGCTGCGAGAAGCGATACGGCGTGGTGAAGTTACCCGCGATAGCGTCATTATCGAATCGAGTTCAGGTAATTTGGCTATAAGTCTTGCACAGCTATGCTGTTATCTGGGACTCCGATTCATCTGTGTGGTGGACCCACGCACAACCGAGCAGCATAAGCAGATTATCCGCAGCTTCCATGGAGAAATCGATCTTGTCACGGAACCTGATCCAGAGACTGGTGAATTTTTGCCGGCACGGATTCGGAGAGTAGGTGAGCTGGTTGAACAAATACCGAATGCGTATTGGACCAATCAGTATGGGAGTCCAGACAATGCCAAGGCACATATGGAGACGACCATGTCAGAAATCGGGGAGCAATTGGGACCGATCGACTATTTATTTTGCGGTGTAAGCTCGTGCGGAACGATACGTGGGTGTATGGAATATATTCGAAGTTGTGGATGGTCCACACAAATTGTTGCCGTGGATGCGGAAGGCAGCGTCATTTTCGGCGGGGAAAAAGGTTCGAGGAGGTTCCCAGGGCTCGGCGCCGGAATAACACCAGGTCTGTACAGGCATGATGTAGCGGACCTTGTTATGTACGTTTCAGACTTGGACTGCGTAGAAGGTTGCCGTGCTTTGGTGCGGAGTGAAGCGATTTTGGCGGGGGCATCGTCTGGAGGCGTTATTTCTGCGATACGCAAAATGAGCGGGATCATCCCTGAGGGAGCAGTGTGTGCAGCCATTTTGCCAGATCGAGGCGAGCGTTATTTGAACACCGTGTACAACGACGAATGGGTGCTGAAAGAGATAGGTTCTAATCCAAGTACCTGGCAGGGGAGACAGGAGTATGATTTATTTACTCGATGA
- a CDS encoding LCP family protein has protein sequence MVVAGYYSYSFYNFANNISHKSDKPQGSGTLIAQNIKDKGEKFTPPKWEGKQRVNILLLGGDSRGMTKNELPRSDSIMLASIDPVTKKAHLFSILRDTYVKIPGEGEDRINTAITSGGPNLAMKTVSDLLGIPIQYYVYTDFKGFIALIDAVGGIDIDVEKDMKYSDSEDDHVYDINLKKGLQHLDGKTALQYVRFRHDALSDFSRTERQRKFLTAVAQKMQATSSLIKLPRILNAIDPYIDTNLSVSDMLKLGTLGYEAKADGIVSSQLPPTDLLIEKNVRGAAVITANKEKLQLYVKDLFAGKAEADSGPTKPSPSPTSKSSVKTTTK, from the coding sequence ATGGTGGTAGCTGGTTATTATTCATATTCATTCTATAATTTCGCGAACAATATCTCCCATAAATCGGACAAACCACAAGGCAGCGGTACCCTGATTGCCCAGAATATTAAAGATAAAGGGGAAAAATTCACCCCACCTAAATGGGAAGGAAAACAACGCGTCAACATCTTACTTCTAGGCGGAGATTCGCGTGGGATGACGAAGAATGAGCTGCCCCGCTCAGACAGTATCATGCTCGCTTCGATTGATCCCGTGACCAAGAAGGCTCACCTTTTCTCTATTCTTCGAGATACCTATGTGAAGATCCCTGGCGAAGGCGAAGATCGCATCAACACAGCCATTACATCAGGCGGTCCGAATCTAGCGATGAAAACGGTCAGCGATTTGCTCGGCATCCCTATTCAGTACTATGTTTATACCGACTTTAAAGGATTCATTGCACTTATTGATGCCGTTGGCGGGATTGATATTGACGTCGAGAAAGATATGAAATATTCGGACTCGGAAGATGATCATGTGTATGATATTAATTTGAAAAAAGGGCTTCAGCATCTTGATGGCAAAACCGCTTTGCAGTATGTACGCTTTCGACATGATGCTTTGTCCGACTTTTCGCGGACGGAACGTCAGCGGAAGTTCCTGACAGCGGTCGCACAAAAAATGCAAGCAACCTCTTCCCTCATTAAGCTGCCAAGAATTCTAAATGCCATCGATCCTTATATCGATACGAACCTCAGTGTGTCGGATATGCTCAAACTCGGTACGCTTGGTTATGAGGCGAAAGCTGACGGAATCGTAAGCTCCCAATTACCGCCAACCGATCTGCTGATCGAGAAAAACGTCCGCGGCGCAGCCGTCATTACGGCGAATAAAGAGAAGCTGCAGCTTTATGTGAAAGACCTTTTTGCAGGGAAAGCTGAAGCTGACTCTGGTCCTACGAAGCCATCGCCTTCGCCTACCTCGAAGTCTTCGGTGAAGACGACGACTAAGTGA
- a CDS encoding phytoene desaturase family protein encodes MRTYDTAIIGGGLAGLIAAIDLAKGGNKVVILEKSGRLGGRAITNKKNDAFLNLGGHALYRAGKAYSILQELGVRIEGGAPASKVNAIWNNQILPMPASPISMLSSKLLSWSGKMTLLRLVMKLNKIDTTTIRNATLRDWAEGEIPDPMVRHIFYALCRTATYTYDPDYQLAGPVLAQVQRSLKGVLYLHGGWQMIVDQLHDKAVQAGVHIISGKDVKEIMHEDGKVQKLKLADEEYLEISNVISTASPSETYKLVRDADHTVLKRWKDEARPSKAACLDLGLKKLPVRGRDVAIALDQPLFFSHHTVHAKLSDNGTLVVHMVKYNGSGENDPKADEQMLAATMSSLHPGWEQEVVARQFLPNITVVHDYMHIGKSDRFTGPTVQGIRGLYVAGDWVSHGEMLADASAASAKRAAEAILK; translated from the coding sequence ATGAGAACATATGACACAGCGATTATTGGTGGAGGCTTAGCTGGTTTAATTGCGGCCATCGATTTAGCTAAGGGTGGAAATAAAGTGGTGATTTTGGAGAAATCGGGACGCTTGGGCGGCAGGGCCATAACGAATAAGAAAAACGATGCTTTCCTTAACTTAGGTGGGCATGCGTTATACCGCGCTGGGAAGGCATATTCGATTTTACAAGAGCTTGGAGTTCGTATAGAGGGAGGAGCGCCTGCATCTAAAGTGAACGCTATCTGGAACAATCAAATTCTTCCGATGCCAGCGAGTCCGATCAGTATGTTATCCTCTAAGCTTTTATCATGGTCTGGCAAAATGACCCTCCTGCGACTGGTGATGAAGTTAAACAAAATCGACACAACCACAATAAGAAATGCAACCTTAAGGGATTGGGCTGAAGGTGAAATTCCTGATCCGATGGTTCGTCATATTTTCTACGCGCTATGCAGAACCGCCACATATACGTACGATCCCGATTATCAGCTGGCAGGTCCCGTACTCGCACAAGTACAACGTTCACTTAAAGGAGTCTTATACCTCCATGGCGGCTGGCAAATGATCGTGGATCAACTACACGACAAAGCGGTTCAAGCGGGGGTTCATATCATTAGCGGCAAAGACGTGAAGGAGATCATGCATGAGGATGGCAAAGTTCAAAAGCTTAAACTTGCCGATGAAGAATATTTAGAAATCTCAAATGTGATCAGCACGGCTTCCCCTTCAGAGACCTACAAGCTCGTTCGTGATGCCGATCACACCGTGCTGAAACGGTGGAAGGATGAAGCCCGTCCGTCGAAAGCGGCATGCCTCGATTTAGGGTTGAAGAAGCTGCCCGTCCGCGGGAGGGATGTTGCCATCGCGTTGGATCAACCCCTTTTTTTCTCCCATCATACCGTTCATGCCAAATTAAGCGATAATGGTACCTTGGTTGTGCATATGGTGAAGTATAACGGATCTGGGGAAAACGATCCTAAAGCGGACGAACAAATGCTCGCCGCTACCATGAGTTCACTTCATCCAGGCTGGGAACAAGAGGTTGTCGCCAGACAATTTCTGCCTAATATTACGGTTGTCCACGACTATATGCACATAGGTAAATCAGATAGGTTTACAGGTCCGACTGTTCAGGGAATTCGTGGCCTCTATGTGGCTGGGGACTGGGTCAGTCATGGTGAAATGCTCGCAGATGCATCAGCGGCAAGCGCGAAACGAGCGGCAGAGGCTATTTTAAAATAA
- a CDS encoding RNA polymerase sigma-70 factor yields MELAGSSEQVYTSNKPLLFSLAYRMLGSVMDAEDVVQEAFLYVNETNPVHVHNPKAYLCKIVTNRCIDKLRSASKKREVYVGPWLPEPLITSGDNQVEPDHYYSQKESLSTAYLLLLQQLSWVERAVFLLREVLQYEYDEIAEIVGKSSTNCRQIFRRAKSAISSFPDREDDPKAQLKQPVLEQTSAVVEQFVQALVTGNIGQLLNIVKADAVLYSDGGGKVKAAVLPIMGAERIAMFFAGILSKVPPGFSYSLTTVNGELGIVAYDDGQPYNVTSFHIVDGQIAAVYLVVNPDKLRHL; encoded by the coding sequence ATGGAATTAGCCGGATCTTCCGAGCAGGTGTATACATCGAATAAGCCGCTTTTGTTCTCACTAGCCTATCGGATGCTTGGGAGTGTCATGGATGCTGAGGATGTCGTGCAGGAGGCATTTCTATATGTGAATGAGACGAATCCGGTGCATGTCCACAATCCTAAAGCGTATTTATGCAAAATCGTGACCAATCGGTGTATCGATAAGCTGCGTTCCGCCAGCAAAAAGCGTGAGGTCTACGTAGGTCCGTGGCTGCCGGAGCCACTAATAACGAGTGGTGACAATCAGGTTGAACCTGATCACTATTACTCCCAAAAAGAGTCCCTTTCAACCGCATACCTGTTGCTGCTGCAGCAGTTGTCTTGGGTAGAGAGAGCGGTATTCTTATTGAGAGAGGTACTTCAATATGAGTACGATGAAATTGCTGAGATTGTTGGGAAAAGCAGCACGAACTGCCGGCAAATTTTTCGCAGGGCCAAAAGCGCCATCAGCAGCTTTCCAGATCGTGAAGATGATCCTAAAGCTCAGCTCAAGCAGCCTGTTTTGGAACAAACTTCAGCTGTCGTGGAACAATTCGTGCAGGCTTTAGTAACTGGCAATATCGGTCAGTTATTGAACATCGTCAAAGCGGACGCTGTCCTTTATTCTGACGGTGGGGGTAAAGTGAAGGCCGCTGTTCTGCCTATTATGGGGGCGGAACGTATCGCCATGTTCTTTGCGGGGATTCTCTCCAAGGTTCCGCCTGGCTTCAGTTATTCATTAACAACTGTGAATGGAGAATTGGGCATTGTGGCTTACGATGATGGCCAACCGTATAATGTGACTTCCTTCCATATTGTTGATGGTCAGATTGCTGCTGTCTATCTCGTAGTTAATCCTGACAAATTGAGGCATTTATAA
- a CDS encoding ABC transporter permease, giving the protein MSFYVSLVVEYLKNYMKTRLTYRSDFWIEVLSDLMFNGLNLFFILVVFLQTQSLGGWNQEQILFIYGYFMIPYGIFITFFNLWGFSERYIVKGEMDRILTRPAYNLWQLMLENLSPSSLFSALAGLIVMIYSWVKLEIPFHWHDPLVFIVLVIGSILIYAGVYISLTSLAFFSDAPTGILPLIWNIQNYGRYPATIYNKLLRTILTWILPFAFVGFYPAAYFIDPVNWKWFALLTPVVGIAFSILGITVWNIGVKRYRGAGS; this is encoded by the coding sequence ATGAGTTTCTATGTCTCCCTAGTTGTGGAATATTTGAAAAATTACATGAAAACACGTCTCACCTACCGATCCGATTTCTGGATTGAGGTTCTTTCCGACTTGATGTTCAATGGTTTGAATTTATTCTTCATTCTCGTCGTATTTTTGCAAACACAATCGCTTGGCGGCTGGAATCAAGAACAAATTTTGTTCATTTACGGTTATTTTATGATTCCATACGGCATATTCATCACTTTTTTTAACTTATGGGGCTTTAGTGAACGTTATATTGTCAAAGGGGAGATGGACCGCATCCTGACGCGTCCCGCCTACAATCTATGGCAATTGATGCTCGAGAACCTGAGTCCATCTTCATTATTTAGCGCATTAGCAGGCTTAATTGTTATGATTTACTCATGGGTTAAGCTCGAAATCCCGTTTCATTGGCATGATCCGTTGGTCTTTATTGTACTAGTGATTGGGTCTATTCTAATTTATGCAGGAGTATACATCTCGCTGACGTCGCTCGCCTTTTTCTCTGATGCGCCGACAGGTATTCTGCCGTTGATTTGGAACATCCAGAACTACGGGCGATATCCGGCTACGATCTACAATAAACTGCTCCGGACAATCTTGACATGGATTTTGCCTTTTGCATTCGTCGGCTTCTATCCGGCCGCTTATTTCATTGATCCAGTGAACTGGAAATGGTTCGCCTTGCTGACACCGGTTGTTGGTATTGCATTCAGCATCTTGGGTATTACGGTTTGGAATATTGGTGTGAAACGATACCGCGGCGCGGGATCTTAA
- a CDS encoding ABC transporter ATP-binding protein, whose amino-acid sequence MLAIDVQDLRKEFQVQQSRGGLKGAFQDLFQREYKQITAVKDISFQIPKGEICGYIGENGAGKSTTIKMLTGILVPTSGHIKVNGFVPFKEREKFVAGIGVVFGQRSQLWWDIGVVESFQLLKKVYRVSEADYKKRLDELVDRLQLSDLLSRPVRKLSLGQRMRCELAASLIHNPAILFLDEPTIGLDIVVKTEIREFLKSLNQRYETTILLTTHDLQDIEALCSRVIMLDDGRIIYDGGLEELKMKWGKGKEVVLQFEQGATLARLQELTRGLDVAWQLENELSAKVFIPHERANVSEVLSRVVGVLQIQDIKINETNTDDIVREIYKAGSADVKRQDEVPQPEGVASHV is encoded by the coding sequence ATGTTAGCGATTGATGTTCAAGATCTGCGCAAGGAATTTCAGGTTCAGCAGAGCCGCGGGGGTTTAAAGGGCGCATTTCAAGATTTATTTCAAAGAGAATATAAGCAAATTACAGCTGTGAAAGACATCAGCTTTCAAATTCCTAAAGGCGAAATTTGTGGATATATAGGTGAAAATGGTGCCGGCAAGTCGACTACCATTAAAATGCTGACAGGTATTCTAGTACCTACATCAGGACATATCAAGGTCAATGGTTTCGTCCCGTTTAAAGAGCGTGAGAAATTCGTAGCCGGAATAGGTGTTGTTTTCGGTCAACGCAGTCAGCTCTGGTGGGATATCGGTGTCGTCGAATCGTTTCAACTATTAAAAAAGGTGTACCGGGTGTCAGAAGCCGATTACAAAAAGCGTCTCGACGAACTCGTCGATCGTCTCCAATTATCCGATTTATTATCACGTCCCGTTCGTAAGCTAAGTCTAGGTCAGCGGATGCGCTGTGAATTAGCTGCTTCCCTTATTCATAATCCAGCGATTCTGTTCCTCGATGAACCGACCATTGGTCTAGATATCGTGGTGAAAACAGAAATTCGCGAATTTCTCAAATCGCTTAATCAGCGGTACGAAACGACGATCTTGCTTACAACGCATGACCTGCAAGATATAGAAGCATTGTGTTCCCGTGTTATCATGCTCGATGATGGCCGTATTATTTATGATGGCGGACTCGAAGAGCTGAAGATGAAATGGGGCAAAGGCAAAGAAGTCGTGCTGCAATTTGAGCAGGGGGCCACATTAGCTCGTCTTCAAGAGCTTACGCGAGGCCTAGATGTTGCTTGGCAGCTTGAAAATGAGCTGTCCGCCAAAGTGTTCATTCCGCACGAACGCGCCAATGTTTCTGAGGTGCTTAGCCGCGTAGTCGGCGTTTTGCAAATTCAAGATATCAAAATCAATGAAACGAATACGGATGATATCGTCCGTGAAATTTATAAAGCCGGCTCAGCCGATGTGAAACGTCAAGATGAAGTGCCGCAGCCAGAGGGAGTCGCGTCCCATGTTTAG
- a CDS encoding ABC transporter permease: MFSAYLEVIRMRFLMMLAYRVNYYSGILIYALNIGSYYFVYKAIYGEQAIIGGLTLGQMTTYVAISWMGRAFYFNNLDREIANEIRDGSVAIQFIRPYNYVFVKMMQGLGEGVFRLLLFTTPGMIFIWLLLPIQFPTDPNLWVIYFVMLFFSFLINTQLNIITGLFAFFLENNEGLMRMKRVAVDLFSGLIIPISFFPGWSKSVLEWLPFQAITYLPSAVFTGKITGYAIFQNLGVQVLWFLVLIIPIYALWVKSKTRLFVQGG; encoded by the coding sequence ATGTTTAGTGCTTATTTAGAAGTTATCCGCATGCGATTTCTCATGATGCTCGCTTACCGTGTTAATTACTATAGCGGCATTTTGATCTATGCACTCAATATTGGTTCTTATTATTTTGTATATAAAGCAATTTATGGTGAGCAAGCTATAATAGGCGGCCTGACCCTAGGTCAGATGACGACTTATGTGGCCATTTCCTGGATGGGGCGCGCTTTTTACTTCAATAACTTAGATCGTGAAATTGCCAACGAAATTCGTGACGGAAGTGTAGCGATCCAATTCATTCGTCCTTATAACTACGTTTTTGTTAAAATGATGCAAGGACTGGGAGAAGGCGTATTCCGTCTGCTTCTCTTCACAACACCGGGCATGATCTTCATATGGCTGCTCTTGCCCATTCAGTTCCCAACTGATCCAAACCTGTGGGTTATCTACTTCGTGATGTTGTTTTTCAGTTTTCTGATTAACACGCAGCTTAATATCATTACGGGATTATTCGCTTTTTTCTTGGAAAACAACGAAGGTCTTATGCGCATGAAGCGCGTTGCCGTCGACCTGTTCTCCGGTTTAATTATTCCGATCTCCTTTTTCCCAGGATGGTCCAAATCGGTCTTGGAGTGGCTGCCATTTCAAGCGATTACTTACTTGCCGAGCGCTGTTTTCACAGGGAAAATTACAGGCTATGCGATATTCCAAAATCTTGGTGTTCAAGTACTTTGGTTCCTGGTCTTAATTATTCCGATCTATGCACTGTGGGTTAAATCCAAAACGCGTTTATTCGTACAGGGGGGTTAA